One part of the Tachysurus fulvidraco isolate hzauxx_2018 chromosome 23, HZAU_PFXX_2.0, whole genome shotgun sequence genome encodes these proteins:
- the LOC113651830 gene encoding suppressor of cytokine signaling 2-like: protein MGHTQCISKSADCQAFVAQSGSCELDELRAEPLVTPVITSDLVPEKPDTATGLKERRLEPNRADSSEEAQRLQNAMTHLHNSGWYWGSITAAEAKQLLNTALDGSFLVRDSSNPGYLLTLSVKTELGPTHLRIEYSNGHFGFDSVLMARPHLRQFKGAVDLVQYYTLAYRRQATHRELSTDPDTFPTATAENTLQLKLTKPLHKAAPSLQHLCRVVINQHCHDHRDLPLPERLKDFLREYPFVL, encoded by the exons ATGGGGCACACACAGTGCATCTCCAAGTCAGCAGATTGCCAAGCGTTTGTGGCTCAGAGTGGAAGCTGCGAGCTCGATGAGCTCCGTGCCGAGCCTCTTGTGACTCCTGTGATCACCTCGGACCTCGTTCCTGAAAAACCTGACACCGCAACTGGACTAAAGGAGCGCAGGCTGGAGCCGAACCGAGCGGATTCCTCCGAGGAAGCCCAGCGATTACAGAATGCTATGACGCACCTTCACAACTCGG gcTGGTACTGGGGCTCGATAACAGCAGCCGAGGCTAAGCAGCTTCTGAACACGGCTCTGGATGGCTCCTTCCTGGTGAGAGACAGCTCGAACCCGGGTTACCTCCTCACGCTGTCTGTGAAAACCGAGCTCGGGCCTACGCACCTGCGCATCGAGTACTCAAACGGACACTTTGGCTTTGACTCCGTCCTGATGGCTCGTCCTCATCTCCGCCAGTTTAAGGGAGCGGTGGACTTGGTGCAGTATTACACTCTGGCTTATCGCAGGCAGGCGACTCACCGAGAGCTCAGCACGGATCCAGATACATTTCCGACAGCGACGGCGGAAAACACGCTGCAGCTGAAACTTACTAAACCGCTGCACAAGGCGGCGCCCAGTTTACAACATCTCTGTCGTGTGGTTATAAACCAACATTGTCACGATCACAGAGATTTACCTTTGCCCGAAAGGCTAAAGGACTTCCTGCGGGAATATCCGTTTGTACTCTAG